In Corylus avellana chromosome ca2, CavTom2PMs-1.0, the following proteins share a genomic window:
- the LOC132172566 gene encoding germin-like protein subfamily 1 member 13, with the protein MMKGVHFLAIVALLSLTSSLVSAYDPSPLQDICVAIDDPKSAVFVNGKFCKNFTVANADDFFFQGLHIPRNTANPLGSNVTLVTVDLIPGLNTLGLSIVRIDYAPYGVNPPHTHPRASEILIVMEGTLYVGFVTSDPENRLFSKVLNKGDVFVFPFGLIHFQFNVGHTNAVAFASLSSQNPSVMRIADAVFGSNPPINPDVLAKTFQLEPKIIEYLQKTL; encoded by the exons ATGATGAAAGGAGTCCATTTCCTTGCAATTGTGGCTCTCTTGTCACTCACATCCTCCCTTGTCTCTGCCTATGATCCCAGCCCTCTTCAAGACATTTGTGTAGCAATTGATGATCCCAAGTCtgctg TGTTTGTGAATGGAAAATTCTGCAAGAATTTTACGGTTGCCAATGCCGATGATTTCTTCTTCCAAGGGCTTCATATTCCTAGAAATACGGCCAATCCACTTGGGTCGAATGTTACTCTTGTGACTGTGGACCTGATTCCAGGCCTCAACACTTTAGGGTTATCCATAGTTCGCATTGACTATGCACCATATGGCGTAAACCCTCCCCACACTCACCCTCGTGCCTCTGAGATTCTAATAGTCATGGAGGGTACTCTGTACGTTGGTTTTGTCACATCCGACCCGGAAAATCGTCTTTTCTCCAAAGTTCTAAACAAGGGAGATGTGTTTGTGTTTCCATTTGGTCTCATTCACTTCCAGTTCAACGTGGGGCACACCAATGCTGTAGCCTTTGCTAGTCTAAGCAGCCAAAATCCAAGTGTTATGAGGATAGCAGACGCTGTTTTCGGATCCAATCCTCCTATCAATCCTGATGTTCTCGCCAAGACCTTCCAACTTGAGCCGAAGATTATTGAATATCTTCAGAAAACGCTCTAA
- the LOC132169686 gene encoding E3 ubiquitin-protein ligase MPSR1-like: protein MGALAEHRQAVLRDISLAAAAGTGRAPIVVALEHMTVVSEEVDDDDDDDDESKEVMDILLRESMAVDVGRPIPATRSAIERLEKVTFEDGLGWIGECIICTEEFEGGLELTRLPCSHVYHGGCIVKWLKMSRLCPLCRYPLPPVH from the coding sequence ATGGGTGCCCTCGCAGAACACCGCCAAGCCGTATTGCGAGATATCTCATTGGCGGCCGCCGCCGGGACGGGAAGGGCGCCGATCGTGGTAGCCCTTGAACATATGACGGTCGTTTCTGAGgaggttgatgatgatgatgatgatgatgatgagtccAAGGAGGTTATGGATATACTTTTGAGGGAGTCTATGGCGGTCGATGTGGGCAGACCCATCCCTGCCACTCGATCTGCAATCGAGCGATTGGAGAAGGTAACCTTTGAAGATGGGTTGGGGTGGATCGGAGAGTGCATAATTTGCACGGAGGAATTTGAGGGTGGGCTGGAGCTCACTCGGCTGCCGTGCTCCCATGTCTATCACGGAGGTTGCATTGTCAAGTGGCTGAAGATGAGTCGCCTCTGTCCCCTCTGCCGCTACCCATTGCCCCCTGTCCATTGA
- the LOC132169684 gene encoding cytochrome P450 705A5-like — MLSNKVERSRAVRREEMERLLRRVLGSAETKEGVVDVGAELMRYTNNVTCRMVMSSRCSEEEGEAERVIELVKESFELAAKMCFGDVLGPLKKLGFWVYGKQAMDMTRRFDELLEKVLKEHEERGKKGGWGEREDKDLMDMLLEVCQDEQAEVKITRTHIKAFFTDLFIAGTGTSAEAMQWAIAELINHPCVFQKVRQEIESVVGKARLIEESDIPNLPYLQAVVKETLRLYPPAPVTTRECRQSCKINGFDIPEKTAVAINLYAIMRDQDSWDDPNKFIPERFLVSFKEQSEVISGQKFNFVPFGAGRRGCPGTTLAFSLMNTAVASLVQCFDWEVDGDGGKVDIQSGPGMSLRMVHPLTARPVVHFTPFTAST, encoded by the exons atgcTCTCAAATAAG gttgAGCGGTCGCGAGCTGTTCGACGCGAAGAAATGGAGAGGCTGTTGAGGAGAGTGTTGGGGAGTGCTGAGACGAAAGAGGGTGTGGTTGATGTGGGTGCTGAGCTGATGAGATATACGAACAACGTGACATGCAGGATGGTGATGAGCAGTAGGTGTTCAGAGGAAGAAGGAGAGGCAGAGAGGGTTATAGAGCTGGTGAAGGAGTCCTTTGAGCTGGCAGCAAAGATGTGCTTTGGGGATGTGTTGGGGCCCTTGAAGAAACTGGGTTTTTGGGTGTACGGGAAACAGGCTATGGATATGACCAGAAGGTTTGATGAGCTTTTGGAGAAGGTGTTGAAGGAGCAtgaagagagagggaaaaagggTGGTTGGGGTGAGAGAGAAGATAAGGATTTGATGGATATGCTTTTGGAGGTTTGTCAAGATGAGCAGGCTGAGGTTAAGATTACAAGGACCCATATCAAGGCCTTCTTTACG GATCTTTTCATTGCGGGCACTGGCACCTCAGCAGAAGCAATGCAATGGGCAATAGCTGAGCTAATTAATCATCCTTGTGTCTTCCAGAAGGTCAGACAGGAAATAGAATCTGTTGTGGGAAAAGCTAGACTAATTGAAGAATCAGATATCCCAAATCTCCCTTATTTGCAGGCTGTTGTGAAGGAAACACTAAGACTATACCCACCAGCCCCTGTCACAACAAGAGAATGCCGCCAAAGCTGCAAAATCAATGGGTTTGATATACCAGAAAAAACTGCAGTGGCAATCAATCTTTATGCCATCATGAGGGATCAAGATTCATGGGATGATCCTAATAAGTTTATCCCAGAGAGGTTCTTGGTTTCCTTCAAGGAGCAAAGTGAAGTGATCAGTGGACAAAAGTTCAATTTTGTTCCATTTGGGGCAGGGAGGAGAGGGTGCCCAGGAACAACACTGGCATTCAGCTTGATGAATACTGCGGTTGCATCTTTGGTTCAATGCTTTGATTGGGAGGTTGATGGAGATGGAGGCAAGGTTGATATTCAATCTGGACCAGGCATGTCCTTGAGAATGGTTCACCCACTCACAGCTCGTCCGGTTGTTCACTTCACCCCATTTACTGCTTCAACATAA
- the LOC132172133 gene encoding pathogenesis-related thaumatin-like protein 3.5, with protein sequence MALNMLHLFLLLSLSGADAAVFTLQNRCRNTIWPGIQPGAGKPQLMNGGLKLLPGETVEINAPKGWSGRFWGRRWCSFDESGKGTCFTGDCGGQLQCAGTGGTPPATLVEFTLDSPVDYYDVSLVDGYNMRVSIVPSGGSGPNCKQISCLSDLNKHCPNGLQVRRNGHVVACKSACLAFNTPKYCCTGAYGSPQRCKPSSYAKVFKASCPTAYSYAYDDPTSTFTCGGADYLISFC encoded by the exons ATGGCATTAAACATGCTTCACCTTTTCTTGCTATTATCTTTGTCAG GAGCTGATGCGGCGGTGTTTACACTGCAAAACAGATGTAGGAACACCATATGGCCAGGGATCCAACCCGGGGCAGGAAAACCCCAACTGATGAATGGTGGCCTAAAGCTTCTGCCAGGCGAAACTGTTGAGATAAATGCTCCAAAGGGGTGGTCGGGCCGCTTCTGGGGTCGTCGTTGGTGTTCGTTTGATGAGTCGGGTAAGGGGACATGCTTCACAGGAGACTGTGGTGGCCAGTTGCAATGTGCGGGGACTGGCGGCACACCGCCTGCAACCCTCGTGGAGTTTACCCTAGATAGTCCGGTGGATTACTACGATGTTAGCCTAGTTGACGGCTACAACATGCGTGTTTCGATAGTCCCTTCGGGTGGATCAGGCCCTAATTGTAAGCAGATAAGTTGTCTTTCGGACTTGAACAAACATTGCCCTAATGGCTTGCAAGTAAGGAGGAATGGTCATGTTGTGGCCTGCAAAAGTGCTTGCTTAGCGTTTAATACACCCAAATATTGCTGCACAGGAGCCTATGGCAGCCCTCAGAGGTGCAAGCCTTCAAGTTATGCGAAGGTGTTCAAGGCTTCTTGCCCTACAGCTTATAGCTATGCCTATGATGATCCCACAAGCACGTTTACATGCGGAGGAGCTGATTATTTGATTAGCTTTTGTTAA